A region of Pyxidicoccus parkwaysis DNA encodes the following proteins:
- a CDS encoding DNA gyrase subunit B has protein sequence MAESYTYTADDIVELDFLQGVRKRPGMYVGSTDANGLHHLVCSMLEGVYSDARRGACRDFTLEVGAEGTISIFSTGRFAPPVELAEMVQGRGLQYREPLGPEWSRDSMLRDVGWGVSLPIALGLSSRYDVDTWDGARQWRLSGIEGRPVGKPREVQPAEPLPIVAEKGVRIRLVLDATLFETTAVDAKVLSRRCREMAFLAPGLRACFTDHRTGESTRLHYAGGISERLLELIADVPRLHPEPLTFEAEWEDTRVRCALQWCEGEECRVWSYDNTVRMDRHRRRAHVNALFMALREALSDLSGKPAALISRPRLARGLQAVIAADGADVDRLPLARQTMERLATDGLRNEVRDQLRPRVVEALRGHALMPWLVDHARARPRPAVVSRRRRRD, from the coding sequence ATGGCTGAGAGCTACACGTACACGGCTGACGACATCGTCGAGCTCGACTTCCTCCAGGGCGTGCGCAAGCGGCCGGGGATGTACGTCGGGAGCACGGACGCGAACGGGCTGCACCACCTCGTCTGCTCCATGCTGGAAGGCGTCTACTCAGACGCGCGGAGGGGCGCGTGCCGCGACTTCACGTTGGAGGTGGGCGCGGAGGGCACCATTTCCATCTTCTCCACCGGCCGCTTCGCGCCCCCTGTGGAGCTGGCTGAGATGGTGCAGGGACGCGGCCTGCAGTATCGGGAGCCGCTGGGGCCCGAGTGGAGTCGGGACAGCATGCTTCGTGATGTGGGCTGGGGCGTCAGCCTGCCCATCGCGCTCGGGCTTTCGTCCCGCTACGACGTGGACACGTGGGACGGAGCGCGCCAGTGGCGCCTGTCGGGAATCGAGGGCCGTCCCGTGGGGAAGCCCCGGGAAGTCCAGCCGGCGGAGCCGCTGCCCATCGTCGCGGAGAAGGGCGTCCGCATCCGCCTCGTCCTCGACGCCACCCTCTTCGAGACCACGGCTGTCGATGCGAAAGTGCTCTCGCGACGCTGCCGCGAAATGGCGTTCCTCGCTCCTGGGCTGCGGGCCTGTTTCACGGACCACCGAACAGGGGAGAGCACGCGCCTGCACTACGCGGGGGGAATCTCCGAGCGGCTCCTGGAGCTCATCGCGGACGTGCCACGCCTCCACCCCGAGCCGCTGACCTTCGAAGCTGAGTGGGAGGATACCCGCGTCCGGTGCGCGCTCCAGTGGTGCGAAGGTGAAGAATGCCGTGTCTGGTCCTACGACAACACGGTGCGCATGGACAGGCACAGGCGTCGCGCTCACGTGAACGCCCTCTTCATGGCGCTTCGCGAGGCCCTGTCAGACCTCTCGGGCAAGCCTGCCGCCCTCATCTCCAGGCCACGGCTCGCACGCGGTCTCCAGGCCGTCATCGCCGCGGACGGAGCGGACGTGGACCGGCTGCCCCTTGCGCGACAGACGATGGAACGTCTCGCCACGGATGGCCTGAGGAACGAGGTGCGCGACCAGTTGCGTCCTCGTGTGGTGGAGGCACTGCGCGGGCACGCGCTGATGCCCTGGCTCGTGGACCACGCGCGGGCGCGGCCACGACCCGCCGTCGTGTCGAGGCGCCGGCGGCGCGACTGA
- a CDS encoding DNA gyrase subunit B: protein MPDHSNIWANRSRPEMVVGDTGVNGLHQLACLMLDGGYSDARRGTCQDFMLEVGADGALTVVSTGRAASPEELAEAVLGRTMQKSSRRMELKLGWDSMLDDWGWGVSLPVALALSSRYEVDTWDGARQLRLSGVEGRPMGKPREVHPAEPPPVAAEKSLRIRLVPDATLFETTTLDAEKLTRRCREMAFLAPGLRVLFTDHRTGESTQLHYAGGIVERLRELTGDVSLHPPEPLSFDAQWYGLRIRCVLHWCDDESGVYSYVKSVPTRRHGVHVNGVFLALQEALSVLTGAQARAFPRERLERGLRAIIALEGSGPDMSYWWPTDDRLDVDDLAHAVRDQLVPRMVEALREHPLLPWLVEHARARPRPAVVMKRRPRY, encoded by the coding sequence GTGCCGGACCACTCCAACATCTGGGCCAACCGCTCGCGGCCGGAGATGGTCGTCGGGGACACGGGCGTCAATGGGCTGCACCAGCTCGCCTGCCTCATGCTGGATGGGGGCTACTCGGACGCGCGACGAGGGACCTGTCAGGACTTCATGCTGGAGGTTGGCGCGGATGGCGCCCTCACCGTCGTCTCCACCGGCCGCGCCGCGTCCCCGGAGGAGCTGGCCGAGGCGGTGCTGGGACGCACCATGCAGAAGAGCTCGCGGCGGATGGAGTTGAAACTCGGCTGGGACAGCATGCTCGATGATTGGGGCTGGGGCGTCAGCCTGCCCGTCGCCCTCGCGCTCTCGTCTCGCTACGAGGTGGATACGTGGGACGGAGCACGTCAGTTGCGCCTGTCCGGCGTCGAGGGCCGTCCCATGGGGAAGCCCCGGGAAGTCCATCCGGCGGAGCCGCCGCCCGTCGCCGCCGAGAAGAGCCTCCGCATCCGCCTCGTCCCTGACGCCACCCTCTTCGAGACGACGACGCTCGATGCGGAGAAGCTCACGCGCCGCTGCCGTGAAATGGCGTTCCTCGCTCCCGGGTTGCGGGTCCTCTTCACGGACCATCGGACGGGAGAGAGCACGCAGCTGCACTACGCCGGAGGCATCGTCGAGCGGCTCCGGGAGCTCACCGGAGATGTGTCGCTCCATCCTCCCGAGCCGCTGTCCTTCGACGCCCAGTGGTACGGCTTGCGCATCCGGTGCGTGCTCCACTGGTGTGACGACGAAAGCGGTGTGTACTCGTATGTCAAATCGGTGCCTACGCGCAGGCACGGCGTGCACGTGAACGGCGTCTTCCTGGCTCTCCAGGAGGCCCTCTCGGTGCTCACGGGTGCGCAGGCCCGTGCCTTCCCCAGGGAGCGTCTCGAACGCGGGCTGCGGGCCATCATCGCCCTGGAGGGCTCCGGACCGGACATGTCGTACTGGTGGCCCACCGATGACCGGCTCGACGTCGATGACCTCGCGCATGCCGTGCGCGACCAACTCGTCCCTCGGATGGTGGAGGCCCTGCGGGAGCACCCGCTGTTGCCCTGGCTCGTCGAGCACGCGCGAGCGCGGCCCCGTCCCGCCGTGGTGATGAAGCGCCGGCCGCGTTACTGA
- a CDS encoding AAA domain-containing protein has translation MARDVSFFDHLGALLSREREAEKARLAALAESLSLAEREEHGLSVLDLESIEEEVGLGGRFLVTLARADRRALPTRLHNGDLVAVLPRRAEVKEPARALISRATATRIQLAFDRSPPPYIHEGLLRLDVVPNDVTYDRLRSGLQRIKAMDKGAERRKREVVLGNEPPRFDNPRELEPTRPLNPEQLDATARALAAEDFFLVHGPPGTGKSTVLAEIAAQAVARGQRLLCTAASNAAVDHLLDLCLDKGLRAIRVGHPARVAPRLQEHTLDIVVEDHPDRAVSRELFDEAFSLLGYARRQRTQGRSRERFANARASTSEAKGMLDEARALEKKAVRAVLARADVICVTLASLDSGVLANEEFDLALLDEATQATEPLALLGFLRAPKVILAGDPQQLPPTVLSQEAAKAGLGVSLFERLLKDHGEGVKRMLREQYRMNARIMDFPSREMYGGELRAHPSVADRTLADVLNPGAEVDAPPVLYLDTAGKGFDEEVEPTTKSLFNDGEAGLIEKRVKALLALGLSPRELAVITPYSAQAHRLRERVEALHPDVEVDTVDAFQGREKDAILVSLTRSNGEGQLGFLTDLRRMNVALTRARRHLFVVGDSATLSGHPFYARFIEGTQATGAWRSAWEWPDAMEE, from the coding sequence ATGGCCCGTGACGTCTCCTTCTTCGACCACCTCGGCGCGCTCCTCTCGCGGGAGCGCGAGGCCGAGAAAGCCCGCCTGGCCGCCCTCGCCGAGAGCCTCTCCCTCGCCGAGCGCGAGGAGCACGGCCTGTCCGTCCTGGACCTGGAGTCCATCGAGGAGGAGGTGGGCCTGGGCGGCCGCTTCCTCGTCACCCTCGCCCGCGCGGACCGCCGCGCCCTTCCCACGCGCCTGCACAACGGCGACCTCGTCGCCGTCCTCCCCCGCCGCGCCGAGGTGAAGGAGCCCGCACGCGCCCTCATCTCCCGCGCCACCGCCACGCGCATCCAGCTCGCCTTCGACCGCTCGCCCCCGCCCTACATCCACGAGGGCCTCCTGCGCCTCGACGTCGTCCCCAACGACGTCACGTATGACCGCCTGCGCTCCGGCCTCCAGCGCATCAAGGCCATGGACAAGGGCGCCGAGCGCCGCAAGCGCGAGGTGGTGCTCGGCAACGAGCCTCCGCGCTTCGACAACCCGCGCGAGCTCGAGCCCACCCGCCCCCTCAACCCCGAGCAGCTCGACGCCACCGCCCGAGCGCTCGCCGCCGAGGACTTCTTCCTCGTCCACGGCCCGCCCGGCACCGGCAAGTCCACCGTGCTCGCCGAAATCGCCGCTCAGGCCGTCGCTCGCGGACAACGTCTGCTCTGCACCGCCGCCAGCAACGCCGCCGTGGACCACCTGCTGGACCTCTGCCTGGACAAGGGCCTGCGCGCCATCCGCGTGGGCCACCCCGCCCGCGTCGCCCCGCGCCTGCAGGAGCACACGCTGGACATCGTCGTGGAGGACCACCCGGACCGCGCCGTCTCGCGCGAGCTCTTCGACGAGGCCTTCTCCCTGCTGGGCTACGCGCGCCGCCAGCGCACTCAGGGCCGCAGCCGCGAGCGCTTCGCCAACGCGCGCGCGTCCACCTCCGAGGCCAAGGGCATGCTCGACGAGGCCCGCGCGCTGGAGAAGAAGGCCGTGCGCGCCGTGCTCGCCCGCGCGGACGTCATCTGCGTCACCCTCGCCAGCCTCGACTCCGGCGTGCTCGCCAACGAGGAGTTCGACCTCGCCCTCCTCGACGAGGCCACCCAGGCCACCGAGCCCCTCGCGCTGCTCGGCTTCCTGCGCGCGCCCAAGGTCATCCTCGCCGGAGACCCGCAGCAGCTCCCGCCCACCGTCCTCTCTCAAGAGGCCGCCAAGGCCGGCCTCGGCGTCAGCCTCTTCGAGCGCCTGCTCAAGGACCACGGCGAGGGCGTCAAGCGCATGCTGCGCGAGCAGTACCGCATGAATGCGCGCATCATGGACTTCCCCTCGCGCGAGATGTACGGCGGCGAGCTGCGCGCCCACCCCTCCGTGGCGGACCGCACGCTCGCGGACGTCCTCAACCCCGGCGCCGAGGTGGACGCGCCGCCCGTCCTCTACCTCGACACCGCCGGCAAGGGCTTCGACGAGGAGGTGGAGCCCACCACCAAGAGCCTCTTCAACGACGGCGAGGCCGGGCTGATTGAGAAGCGCGTGAAGGCCCTGCTCGCCCTCGGCCTGTCACCGCGCGAACTGGCCGTGATTACGCCCTACAGCGCCCAGGCCCACCGCCTGCGCGAGCGCGTGGAGGCACTGCACCCCGACGTGGAGGTGGACACCGTGGACGCCTTCCAGGGGCGCGAGAAGGACGCCATCCTCGTCTCCCTCACCCGCTCCAACGGCGAGGGACAGCTCGGCTTCCTCACGGACTTGCGCCGCATGAATGTCGCCCTCACCCGCGCGCGCCGGCACCTCTTCGTGGTGGGTGACTCCGCCACGCTCAGCGGCCACCCCTTCTATGCGCGCTTCATCGAGGGCACCCAGGCCACCGGCGCCTGGCGCTCCGCCTGGGAGTGGCCGGACGCCATGGAGGAATAG